A part of Primulina eburnea isolate SZY01 chromosome 10, ASM2296580v1, whole genome shotgun sequence genomic DNA contains:
- the LOC140803164 gene encoding rhodanese-like domain-containing protein 4A, chloroplastic — protein MASISQFPSAAASPPLQNPLKSLNPIRKPQISVFNHSPVCNFNPISVHLPRKHPPPLPTTKENVPNQQSSRAHLVISSLVNINPHIFLPILAFPFPLSCLASEAAPEQVSNKINLESVVISIDDFFTKYPFFVPSVLFIWLIAIPLTEEYLQKYKFISAINAFRKLQDDPSCQLLDIRDPKSLAYLNSPNLKILNKTVLQVEFRLGDEDGFVKTVSKNFEEPANATVCVIDNFDGNSIKVAELLVKNGFKEAYAVRGGIRGKKGWQEIQETLLPTSVHIYPKKRSILSNQLETNQGILRQDKNISDSTSIAPSSVKNSSKKIDDKDFGSTSPAMQSKGRSRPSSPYPNYPELKPPSSPTPSRPK, from the exons ATGGCGTCTATCTCCCAATTCCCCTCAGCGGCAGCTTCCCCACCTCTCCAAAATCCATTGAAATCCCTAAATCCAATCCGTAAACCCCAAATTTCAGTTTTCAATCACTCCCCCGTATGCAATTTCAATCCAATTTCTGTTCATTTGCCCCGAAAGCATCCCCCTCCCCTTCCCACCACGAAAGAAAATGTCCCAAATCAACAATCTTCGAGAGCACACCTCGTCATTTCAAGTCTGGTTAACATAAATCCCCACATTTTCCTTCCTATTCTTGCATTCCCTTTCCCACTTTCTTGCCTTGCCTCCGAAGCTGCTCCTGAACAAGTATCGAACAAGATTAACTTGGAATCGGTTGTGATTTCGATTGATGACTTTTTCACCAAGTACCCGTTTTTTGTCCCCTCGGTTTTATTCATTTGGCTTATTGCGATCCCTTTGACTGAGGAGTATTTGCAAAAGTACAAGTTCATATCCGCCATTAATGCGTTTCGGAAGCTGCAGGATGACCCCAGCTGTCAGCTCTTAGATATTAGGGACCCTAAGAGTTTGGCGTACTTGAATTCGCCCAATTTGAAAATCTTGAACAAGACTGTGCTCCAGGTTGAGTTTCGCCTAGGAGATGAAGATGGTTTTGTGAAGACTGTTTCGAAGAATTTTGAGGAGCCTGCAAATGCTACTGTTTGTGTTATAGACAA TTTTGACGGTAACTCAATCAAAGTTGCTGAGTtattggtgaaaaatggttttaaaGAAGCTTACGCTGTAAGGGGAGGCATTAGGGGCAAGAAAGGATGGCAG GAAATACAGGAAACTCTCCTACCTACATCAGTTCACATCTACCCAAAGAAGAGGTCCATACTGTCTAACCAACTCGAAACAAATCAAGGGATACTACGACAGGATAAAAATATCAGCGACTCGACCTCTATTGCACCTTCCAGTGTCAAGAACAGTAGTAAAAAGATCGATGATAAAGATTTTGGTTCCACTAGTCCTGCAATGCAGTCAAAAGGACGTTCACGACCATCATCCCCATACCCGAAT taTCCAGAATTAAAACCTCCATCTTCCCCAACTCCTTCGAGGCCGAAGTAA
- the LOC140842945 gene encoding uncharacterized protein: MALTAKNKLCFVDRTIVPPPPDDLLYGAWICCNSMVISWIHNSVSRDVADCLIYIPTTSEMWIDLRDRFLQSNALRIFQIKKLLTDLHQGSMNISAYYTRLRTLWDELKDFQPIAPCHCGSMKQRVNFQNHECVLQFLMGLNDSYAQIRAQILMMDPLPVISKAFSLLGDSLTPSQFQQLLTFLTAQLRLGSVSAQAQQQEEPSMSCFHGTLLSSPHFHTVSSKWILDTGATHHICCALSSFKSCKPCTISVRLPNGASLQATHIGVDPTTKKVIGMGRCIGNLYVFTDFTAISTPTICKVSSNKTDLWNFRMRHPSLKKLSVVGHELHFHPIVNDVSHCSICHMSKQKRLPFTSTGSISKNPFVLVHIDVWGPLSPVSVEVF; the protein is encoded by the exons ATGGCGTTAACCGCGAAGAACAAGCTATGTTTTGTTGATCGCACAATTGTACCACCACCACCTGATGATTTGTTGTATGGTGCGTGGATATGCTGCAACAGTATGGTCATCTCTTGGATACACAATTCGGTTTCACGCGACGTTGCCGATTGTCTGATTTATATTCCTACAACATCGGAAATGTGGATCGATCTCAGAGATCGATTTCTTCAGAGCAACGCTCTGCGCATTTTTCAAATCAAAAAGCTACTCACGGATCTTCATCAAGGTTCAATGAATATTAGTGCTTATTACACTCGTCTGCGCACTCTTTGGGATGAGCTCAAGGATTTTCAACCTATAGCTCCTTGTCATTGTGGATCTATGAAACAACGTGTGAatttccaaaatcatgaatgTGTACTTCAGTTTCTGATGGGACTCAATGATTCATATGCTCAGATCCGTGCACAGATTCTTATGATGGATCCCCTGCCTGTAATTTCCAAAGCGTTCTCTCTG TTGGGTGATAGCTTAACTCCGAGCCAATTCCAGCAACTTCTTACTTTCCTTACTGCACAACTTCGCCTTGGCTCTGTCTCTGCTCAGGCTCAGCAGCAAGAAGAACCTTCTATGTCATGCTTCCATGGTACACTTCTTTCTTCCCCACACTTTCACACCGTGAGTTCAAAGTGGATCCTAGACACAGGAGCTACTCATCATATTTGTTGTGCATTGTCTTCATTCAAATCTTGTAAACCTTGTACTATATCTGTGAGATTACCAAATGGAGCCTCACTCCAAGCCACGCACATTGGTGTG GATCCAACAACCAAGAAAGTGATTGGGATGGGTAGATGCATTGGCAATCTATATGTCTTCACTGATTTCACAGCTATATCCACACCAACAATTTGTAAAGTTTCTTCCAATAAAACAGATCTTTGGAATTTTAGAATGAGACATCCATCCCTTAAAAAACTTTCTGTTGTAGGTCACGAATTACATTTTCATCCCATAGTCAATGATGTATCACACTGTTCTATTTGTCATATGTCCAAGCAAAAACGATTGCCTTTTACATCTACTGGCTCCATTTCTAAAAATCCCTTTGTTTTGGTTCACATAGATGTTTGGGGACCTCTTTCTCCTGTTAGTGTGGAAGTTTTTTGA